The Osmia bicornis bicornis chromosome 12, iOsmBic2.1, whole genome shotgun sequence genome includes a region encoding these proteins:
- the LOC114871744 gene encoding uncharacterized protein LOC114871744 encodes MRISKCFYSGCMSLRTITPASRKLRRFKIVQQSKIEKIAEENLAKIAEKKIAELLFERCIDCGRMATIPQGAFAVCKVRRNLERNSMITPMDEKVGKETAFSERPPLEGWELTPLKYNSKLMNSIWGLYNRYSVHNFKKNTDSNEGAFGTFVAVWGAISGSHAPAANSVTATAVAKNNS; translated from the exons ATGAGAATTTCCAAGTGTTTCTATAGTGGCTGCATGAGTTTGCGAACGATTACACCTGCAAGTAGAAAGTTGCGGAGGTTCAAAATAGTCCAACAATCTAAGATCGAGAAGATAGCCGAAGAAAATCTGGCTAAGATCgctgaaaagaaaatcgcCGAGCTGCTGTTTGAACGTTGCATTG ATTGTGGAAGAATGGCCACAATTCCGCAGGGTGCATTTGCAGTGTGCAAAGTCCGTCGCAATCTTGAACGCAATTCTATGATAACACCGATGGATGAGAAGGTCGGCAAGGAAACCGCGTTCAGCGAGAGACCACCATTGGAAG GCTGGGAGCTCACTCCACTGAAGTATAATAGCAAATTAATGAACAGCATCTGGGGACTGTACAATCGTTATTCGGTGCACAATTTCAAGAAAAACACTGATTCGAATGAAGGGGCGTTTGGGACGTTCGTGGCGGTTTGGGGGGCGATCTCCGGAAGCCACGCACCCGCCGCGAACTCGGTGACTGCAACCGCAGTCGccaaaaataattcataa
- the LOC114871742 gene encoding uncharacterized protein LOC114871742 isoform X1: protein MSVQTCCRDQRKMGQVIDQMKILANNLDELRSEIDELKGNFLKKDSGFFQQTGDIKNNIVRKLKRYMRKVTSISERKSDNQEVYYPCTNSDAPMPSFLNYIFRIGKREDVWQIPTRVKYLKNEGNQTDEKLEELEKTAENKIYSNEYVTMTPRCSDISCELDSRVETPFSSAINLPSNLSTIQIDPKNSSQNTEVSLPNGIGKRLTTATTQTTAPRLRRNRKVMKSQSKNKNIYFSKFKNGVITKKTIRNSNESTLRVSRNDYSYLKKKFDGQYPWDKKKGSNIETVNNEKMNKEFSLDKIIQRLKDISSTNDETLQEDSWSSSSVSVDLEVNISDTSSKIDEFTERRKPRTYVVRKSSQKRDQDNWSNHFEKSVIYVGSTSDLTLFSHSFLN from the exons ATGTCGGTGCAAACTTGCTGCCGAGATCAACGCAAAATGGGACAAGTGATCGATCAGATGAAAATCCTCGCTAATAATCTGGACGAGTTGCGTTCGGAGATCGATGAGTTGAAAGGTAATTTTCTAAAGAAAGATAGTGGCTTTTTCCAACAGACTGGagacattaaaaataatattgttagAAAGTTGAAGAGGTACATGAGAAAAGTAACGAGCATAAGTGAACGAAAGTCTGATAATCAAGAG GTTTACTATCCCTGCACAAATTCAGACGCTCCGATgccttcgtttttgaattatatttttcgaatCGGTAAACGAGAAGACGTATGGCAAATACCGACTAGAGTGaagtatttaaaaaacgaGGGTAACCAAACGGATGAGAAGCTGGAGGAGCTTGAAAAAActgcagaaaataaaatatactcgAATGAATACGTAACTATGACTCCACGGTGTTCCGACATAAGCTGCGAACTAGATTCTCGAGTAGAAACCCCATTTTCTTCAGCGATTAATCTTCCCTCTAATTTATCGACGATTCAAATTGATCCTAAAAATTCTTCACAAAATACGGAAGTATCATTGCCGAATGGTATTGGTAAACGATTAACAACTGCCACTACTCAAACTACAGCACCTAGATTGAGAAGAAATCGGAAAGTTATGAAATCTCagtctaaaaataaaaatatctatttttCCAAGTTTAAAAACGGTGTTATTACTAAGAAGACCATAAGAAACTCGAACGAAAGTACCTTAAGAGTTTCCAGAAATGATTATTcatatttgaagaaaaaattcGACGGACAGTATCCTTgggataaaaagaaaggaagtaACATTGAGACGGTTAATAATGAAAAGATGAATAAGGAATTTTCTTTGGacaaaattattcaaagaTTGAAAGATATCTCGTCTACGAACGATGAGACTCTGCAAGAAGATAGCTGGTCTTCTTCATCGGTGTCTGTTGATTTGGAAGTGAATATTTCGGATACTTCTAGTAAGATTGATGAATTTACTGAACGTAGGAAACCAAGAACTTACGTTGTACGTAAATCATCCCAAAAACGTGATCAAGATAATTGGTCGAATCATTTCGAGAAAAGTGTAATTTATGTTGGATCGACCTCTGATTTAACCCTCTTCTCTCAcagttttttaaattaa
- the LOC114871742 gene encoding uncharacterized protein LOC114871742 isoform X2, protein MRKVTSISERKSDNQEVYYPCTNSDAPMPSFLNYIFRIGKREDVWQIPTRVKYLKNEGNQTDEKLEELEKTAENKIYSNEYVTMTPRCSDISCELDSRVETPFSSAINLPSNLSTIQIDPKNSSQNTEVSLPNGIGKRLTTATTQTTAPRLRRNRKVMKSQSKNKNIYFSKFKNGVITKKTIRNSNESTLRVSRNDYSYLKKKFDGQYPWDKKKGSNIETVNNEKMNKEFSLDKIIQRLKDISSTNDETLQEDSWSSSSVSVDLEVNISDTSSKIDEFTERRKPRTYVVRKSSQKRDQDNWSNHFEKSVIYVGSTSDLTLFSHSFLN, encoded by the exons ATGAGAAAAGTAACGAGCATAAGTGAACGAAAGTCTGATAATCAAGAG GTTTACTATCCCTGCACAAATTCAGACGCTCCGATgccttcgtttttgaattatatttttcgaatCGGTAAACGAGAAGACGTATGGCAAATACCGACTAGAGTGaagtatttaaaaaacgaGGGTAACCAAACGGATGAGAAGCTGGAGGAGCTTGAAAAAActgcagaaaataaaatatactcgAATGAATACGTAACTATGACTCCACGGTGTTCCGACATAAGCTGCGAACTAGATTCTCGAGTAGAAACCCCATTTTCTTCAGCGATTAATCTTCCCTCTAATTTATCGACGATTCAAATTGATCCTAAAAATTCTTCACAAAATACGGAAGTATCATTGCCGAATGGTATTGGTAAACGATTAACAACTGCCACTACTCAAACTACAGCACCTAGATTGAGAAGAAATCGGAAAGTTATGAAATCTCagtctaaaaataaaaatatctatttttCCAAGTTTAAAAACGGTGTTATTACTAAGAAGACCATAAGAAACTCGAACGAAAGTACCTTAAGAGTTTCCAGAAATGATTATTcatatttgaagaaaaaattcGACGGACAGTATCCTTgggataaaaagaaaggaagtaACATTGAGACGGTTAATAATGAAAAGATGAATAAGGAATTTTCTTTGGacaaaattattcaaagaTTGAAAGATATCTCGTCTACGAACGATGAGACTCTGCAAGAAGATAGCTGGTCTTCTTCATCGGTGTCTGTTGATTTGGAAGTGAATATTTCGGATACTTCTAGTAAGATTGATGAATTTACTGAACGTAGGAAACCAAGAACTTACGTTGTACGTAAATCATCCCAAAAACGTGATCAAGATAATTGGTCGAATCATTTCGAGAAAAGTGTAATTTATGTTGGATCGACCTCTGATTTAACCCTCTTCTCTCAcagttttttaaattaa